From one Rattus rattus isolate New Zealand chromosome 15, Rrattus_CSIRO_v1, whole genome shotgun sequence genomic stretch:
- the Acaa2 gene encoding 3-ketoacyl-CoA thiolase, mitochondrial gives MALLRGVFIVAAKRTPFGAYGGLLKDFTATDLTEFAARAALSAGKVPPETIDSVIVGNVMQSSSDAAYLARHVGLRVGVPTETGALTLNRLCGSGFQSIVSGCQEICSKDAEVVLCGGTESMSQSPYCVRNVRFGTKFGLDLKLEDTLWAGLTDQHVKLPMGMTAENLAAKYNISREDCDRYALQSQQRWKAANEAGYFNEEMAPIEVKTKKGKQTMQVDEHARPQTTLEQLQKLPPVFKKEGTVTAGNASGVSDGAGVVIIASEDAVKKHNFTPLARVVGYFVSGCDPAIMGIGPVPAITGALKKAGLSLKDMDLIDVNEAFAPQFLAVQKSLDLDPSKTNVSGGAIALGHPLGGSGSRITAHLVHELRRRGGKYAVGSACIGGGQGISLIIQNTA, from the exons GTGTGTTTATCGTTGCTGCGAAGCGAACACCCTTTGGAGCTTACGGGGGTCTTCTCAAGGACTTCACTGCCACTGACTTAACTGAATTTGCTGCAAGGGCTGCCCTGTCTGCTGGCAAAGTTCCACCGGAAACCATCGATAGTGTCATCGTGGGCAATGTCATGCAG AGCTCTTCAGATGCGGCGTACCTGGCAAGGCATGTGGGTTTACGAGTGGGAGTCCCGACGGAGACTGGGGCCCTCACCCTCAACAGACTCTGTGGCTCTGGTTTCCAGTCCATCGTGAGCGGATGTCAG GAAATCTGCTCGAAAGACGCTGAGGTCGTCCTGTGTGGAGGAACCGAGAGCATGAGCCAGTCCCCCTACTGTGTCAGAAATGTGCGCTTCGGAACCAAATTTGGGTTAGATCTCAAG CTGGAAGATACTTTGTGGGCAGGATTAACGGATCAACACGTGAAGCTCCCCATGGGGATGACTGCAGAGAACCTGGCTGCAAAATACAACATAAGCAGAGAAGACTGCGACAGATACGCCCTGCAGTCCCAGCAGAGGTGGAAAGCCG CTAACGAGGCTGGCTACTTTAATGAGGAGATGGCCCCCATTGAGGTGAAGACCAAGAAGGGCAAACAGACCATGCAAGTGGATGAGCACGCCCGGCCCCAAACGACCCTGGAGCAGCTGCAGAAGCTCCCGCCAGTGTTCAAGAAAGAGGGGACGGTCACAGCAGGGAACGCCTCG GGCGTGTCTGACGGTGCTGGGGTTGTCATCATAGCCAGCGAAGACGCTGTCAAAAAACATAACTTCACACCCCTGGCCAGAGTCGTGGGCTACTTTGTGTCTGGATGTGACCCTGCTATCATGGGGATCG GTCCAGTCCCTGCCATCACTGGAGCATTGAAGAAAGCTGGGCTGAGCCTTAAGGACATGGATTTGATAGAC GTGAATGAAGCATTTGCTCCTCAGTTCTTGGCTGTTCAGAAGAGCTTGGATCTCGACCCCAGTAAAACCAACGTGAGTGGAGGTGCCATAGCCCTGGGTCACCCGCTGGGAGGATCTGGATCCAGAATCACCGCACACCTGGTTCACGAGTTAAG GCGTCGAGGTGGAAAATACGCAGTGGGATCAGCTTGCATTGGAGGCGGCCAAGGCATCTCCCTGATCATCCAGAACACAGCCTGA